In the genome of Streptomyces violaceoruber, the window CGACACGTACCGACCCCGGGAGGCGTGAAATGACACGGCGCATCCGAGACGTGATGTCACCGGCCGCGGTGGCCGTCGAGCCCATGACGACGGTGGCCCGGGCGGCCCGGCTGATGCGCGAGGAGGACGTCGGCGACGTCCTGGTGACCTACGACTGCGACCTGTTCGGCGTCCTCACCGACCGCGACATCGTGCTGCGCGGCGTCGCCGCCGGACGGGACCCCGAGGCCACCACGGTCGGCGCGGTGTGCACGCCCCCGCCGGTCGTCACCCTCGAACCCGACGACACCACCGACCGCGCGGCCGAGCTGATGGCCCGCCACGCCGTGCGCCGGCTCCCGGTCGTCGAGCACGGCGGTGTCCCGGTCGGCGTGGTCACCCTGGGCGACCTCGCCGCCACCGACGACCCGCACTCCGCGCTCGCGGACATCAGCCGGGCCGCACCCGGCCACTGACACACGGCCACCGGCACCCCCGACCGCGGGGAGGCACGTCATGAGCGAACCGTCATGAGCGAACCGTCGTGAGCGAGCCGTCATGAGCGAACCGATCCACGCACGGAGCGCCCTGCGGCTGAGACTGCTGCTGTCGGCGGTCTTCCCGCCGCTGTTCCTCGCGGGCGCCGTGTTCTTCGGCGTGTGGGCCGCGGACACCGCCCCCGGCGACAGCCCCGGCCGCGGCATGCTCGTGGTCGTCGCCGTGGTGTGCGCGGCGCTCACCCTGCTGGCGGCCGCCGACCTGCTGGTGGTGGTCCGCCGGCTGAGAAGCGGACACGGGTCCGGAAGCCCGTGATCCGGAAGCGGACGGAGGAAACGACATGGCGCCCACGGCACGCACACCGACGGCACGCACCCGGGACGACCGCCGCGCCACCACCCGCACCGCGCGGCTGCGCACCCGCATCCCCGAACCCGACGAGGAACCCGACCTGCTCGGCCAGTACCTGACCCAGATCGGGGCCACCCCCCTGCTGACCGCCGAGGACGAGGTACGGCTCGCCACCCGTATCGAGGCGGGAGTCCGGGCCAGGGAGGAACTGGAGACGGCCGACACCGGCGAGCCCGCCCCCACGCCCCGGCGGCGCCGCACGCTGGAGGAGACCGTCCACGACGGCCAGGAGGCCAAGGACCACATGGTGCGGGCCAACCTGCGGCTCGTGGTGTCGATGGCCAAGCGCCACGCCCACCGCGGACTGCCGCTCCTCGACGTCATCCAGGAGGGCAACCTCGGACTGATCCGGGCCGTGGAGAAGTTCGACCACACCAAGGGCTTCAAGTTCTCCACGTACGCCACCTGGTGGATCCGCCAGGCCATCGAACGGGGCCTGGCCACCCACGCCCGCACCGTACGGCTGCCGGTCCACGTCGTGGAGCAGCTCCAGAAGCTGGCCAAGGTCGAACGCAAGCTCCGCGCGGGCCTGGACCGGGAGCCGACCACCGAGGAGGTCGCCGCCGAGAGCGGCATCGACGTGGACAAGGTCGTCTGGCTGCGCAGGGTGGGCCGGGACGCGGTCAGCCTGGACACCCCCGTGGACGAGACCGGCGACACCGTCGTCGGCGACCTCATCCCCGACACCGAGGTGCTGCGCGCCCCCGAGGTCGCCGAGTTCCAGGCGCTCGCGGCGGAGTTGCGGGAGGCCGTCGGCACCCTCGCACCTCGCGAGTCCCTGATCCTCAGCCTGCGCTACGGGCTGCACGACGGCCGCCCCCGCACCCTGCAACAGGTCGCCCAGCACGTGGGCCTCACCCGCGAACGCGTCCGCCAGCTGGAGAAGGAGTCCCTCGCCCACCTGCGCGCCCCCGAGAACCGGGAACGCCTGCTGGACTGGGCGAGCTGACCGGGAGCTA includes:
- a CDS encoding CBS domain-containing protein, giving the protein MTRRIRDVMSPAAVAVEPMTTVARAARLMREEDVGDVLVTYDCDLFGVLTDRDIVLRGVAAGRDPEATTVGAVCTPPPVVTLEPDDTTDRAAELMARHAVRRLPVVEHGGVPVGVVTLGDLAATDDPHSALADISRAAPGH
- a CDS encoding DUF6343 family protein; this translates as MSEPIHARSALRLRLLLSAVFPPLFLAGAVFFGVWAADTAPGDSPGRGMLVVVAVVCAALTLLAAADLLVVVRRLRSGHGSGSP
- a CDS encoding sigma-70 family RNA polymerase sigma factor — encoded protein: MAPTARTPTARTRDDRRATTRTARLRTRIPEPDEEPDLLGQYLTQIGATPLLTAEDEVRLATRIEAGVRAREELETADTGEPAPTPRRRRTLEETVHDGQEAKDHMVRANLRLVVSMAKRHAHRGLPLLDVIQEGNLGLIRAVEKFDHTKGFKFSTYATWWIRQAIERGLATHARTVRLPVHVVEQLQKLAKVERKLRAGLDREPTTEEVAAESGIDVDKVVWLRRVGRDAVSLDTPVDETGDTVVGDLIPDTEVLRAPEVAEFQALAAELREAVGTLAPRESLILSLRYGLHDGRPRTLQQVAQHVGLTRERVRQLEKESLAHLRAPENRERLLDWAS